In the genome of Urocitellus parryii isolate mUroPar1 chromosome 7, mUroPar1.hap1, whole genome shotgun sequence, the window TAGGTAAGaagatttgaaaatgtatattgaaGAGCAAAGGTTCCGGCACAgccaaaataatatttgaaaagaactCAATTGGGAAACAGACTGTATGACATCAagacttactatttttttttttttttttttttttttttttttttttttaatatttatttatttttagttcttggcggacacaacatctttgttggtatgtggtgctgaggatcgaacctgggccgcacgcatgccaggcgagcgcgctaccgcttgagccacatccccagccccaagacttaCTATTAAGGCAAATAAGCACAACAAGGTGGTATCGTGGAAGGACAGACAAATAGAAAACTGGAAAGGACGTGGTGGtgcatcctgtaatcccagcaactggggagcctgaggcaggaggatctcaagttcaaagctagcctcagcaactcaatgaggccctaagcaactcagtgagaccctagctcaaaaaaataaataaataaataaaaataaaaataaaaaagactgaggatgtagctcagtggtaaagagccctggattctggagctggggttgtgactcagtggtagagcactcgcctagcacatgtgaggtcctgggttcgatcctcagtaccacattaaaaataaataaataaataaaataaaggtatcgtgtccaaccacaattaaaaatatatatatattggggggagcggaggggggatagtgggggatagtagaggataggaagggtagcagaatacaacatacactagtatggcagtatgtaaaacgtggatgtgtaacccatgtgattctgcaatctgtatacggggtaaaaatgggagttcataatccacttgaatcaaatgtatgaaatatgatatgtcaagagctttgtaatgttttgaacaactaataataataattaaaaaaatctcaaaaagataaaaatatattttttaaattttaatttattttttttagttgttgatagaaatttattgttattttaaaaaaatattttaagtgggctggggttgtggctcagtggtagagcactggcctagcatgtgtgaggccctgggttcaatccttagcaccacataaaaataaataaataaaaagaaaggtattgtgtccgactacaactaaaaaataaatatttaaaaaattatttttaaaaaggagccctgggttcaatccccagtatgtatgtgtgtgtgtgtgtgtgtgtgtgtgtgtgtgtgtgtatatatatatatatatatatatatatatatatatatatatattccatacatATATAGTTAACTGATTTTCTACACGAGTGCTGAATCAAGTCAAGGGGTGCTGGATGTCTTCTCAATGGAAATTCCTGGAACAACTGGGTAttcatttggggaaaaatgaATGTTGGTCCCTACTTGactttattcacaaaattaattTGAGATAGGTCACAGACCTAACGTTAAAATTCACAAatcataaaacttctagaagaaaacaaaatacaccaTCTTTGCAATTTAGGGGTCAGCAAAGATTTCTTGGGcaagatacaaaaaagaaaatatgaataaaattgtttcatcagaattttaaatgtcatcatttaaaaccattaagaaaataaataacatggggctagagttgtagctcagtggtagagtgctgtcTAGCatgtacgtgtgaggcactgggttcaaacctcagcaccgcataaaaaataaataaataaaacaaaagtattgtgtcctcTACAGctaaacaaatattaaacacataaaataaaataaataactgggTACGATGGCACACTTAGCAAGATccagtcacaaaataaaaaataaaaagggtgtgatggcacatgcctaaaatcccagcaactcaagatgATTGCACgttcgaagccagcctctgcaacctagggagaccctaaacaacttaacaagatcctgcttcaaaataaaaaaagagctgggaatgtggctcagtggttaagtgttgctgggttcaatccccagtaacaacaataaaagggctggggatgtacctcaataGTAAAGTGGCCcagcggtagagggcttgcttcccatgtgcaaggccctgggttccacccccccacacccttcacccccccacacccccacacccctcacccccaccccctaccacaaaaacaaaacaaaattgctcAATATCATTCGTCATCAGGGAATGGAACTTAAAACCACAGGGAGGCACAGGGACACAGATTAGTGGCatagtgttcacctagcatgatcaaggctctggatttgatttCTAGCTCGGCaagaagacacaaaataaaacaaaaaccaagcaaaacaagacaaaaaaaaaaaacccacagagaaACACAACTTCTTATATGTTAGAATGGCAAAAGTCTAAGATTGATATTATGTATTGTCCCTGTTATCTATTGTTGCAAAACTCTATCACTCCGAAACTTAGTAACTTAAACAATTAACAATCACTACTTTGTCTCACTGTTTTCTTGAGTCAGGAATTGGGAAAGAATGGTTGGGTGGGGTCTGGCCTGGGGGGGCGTGTCTTTCCTGCAGAACAGATCCCCCTtgaggggttgaacccagggattcctcccactgagctacacccccaactctttttattttttatttattttatattatttatttatttattttggtagggggattaaacccagaggtggtcgacccctgagccacatccccagctctttatagattttattttgagacagggtttcactaagttgtccaggctggcctcgaactggtGACCCACCTGCCTCAGCGTCTCAgattgctggtattacaggtgcgTGCCCAGTTCTGCTATTCAGTGTGGAAAAGTAAGGGCTGGAGTAACAGGGGCACCTCTCTCTTCACATACTGTCAGGTCTCTTCATGTGTATAGTTGAGGCTTCCTGGAATCATGCCAGCCTCAGGGCCCTCGGGGATCTTACTGGGAGACTCAAGTCATAGGCTAACAAGGTGGATGGATGCTGTACCACCTTTTGCAACCAAGCCTAAAAAGTCCTACACACAATGCCACTCCTCCTGTGTTCTTTGGGTTACAAGTTAGTCAACAAACTTGCCCAAATTAAAAGGGGGCGGTGTGGGAGGGTAGATGTAGGCTCTGCCTCTTGTGGGAACGGCCAAAGTCTAGCTGAGCTTGTGGAATGAGAAATATTATCGCAGCTGTGCTTGGATGATTCAATCTGTGGTGGGTTCACCTGAAAAGAAAAGCAGGCGGCAGATCATCCCGGCCCTGTGAGCCACAGCAACCCAACAGTATTGACAAGAACtgtgatgaggggctggggctgggctcagcggtacagcgctgcctagcacatgtgaggtgctgggtttgatcctcaccatcacatgaaaataaataaacagaataaagataggctgcccaggctggccccaaattcctgggctcaaccTCCTGAGAGGTTGGGACTAGAGGCACATgccacccccaaaaaaaagatcTTGAGGGGAGGGCTTGAAAGATGAGAGCCAGTTCCAAGTGACAGCCTTGGCGGTCAGCCTAGCCTAGGTGAGGGCAAAAGCGCCCGAGTGGGAGACAGGAAAGCTCCAAGGGCTGGCCTATCCAGCTGCTTTCTTCACTGAGAAGGGAAACAGTGAAGTTTGACTTGGACATATTGGCTTCCACAGATCAGGGCGAAACAAGACTGGAACCCGCACAATAAAAATTTAGGTAAGAATAAATAGTATTTAGAAGGCATAGGAATGGGCCCGGGTACaggggcgcatgcctgtaatcccgggagactgaggcaagaggctggaaagttcgaggccagcctcaacaatttagcgaagtcttgtctcaaaataagaaataaaaggggctggggatgtggctcggtggtaaagtgcccctgggttcagaccCCAGCACCAAAGGGAGAAAACACGGCATAGAGTGGAGAGGTAAGTCAGCCCAAGGATTTAGAACCTCTCCCACCCTTTTTCCTCGGTCCTAGGTCTTCAACATCTTGAAACACGCATGCGCACACGATGTCCTGGGGGCTGCACCCCGCGGCGGCTTTCCGAATGCGCACGCGCGAGGTCGGCCGGTCGCCGTGGGAGACGCGTGGCCCCCGCCCGGCAGTCGGCGCCCGAGTCGTCCCGCCCGGCAGCCCAGCCGCGGGTCCCAGTGGCTAACCCGCGGGCTAATGAGCCGCCGCGGTGGGGTCGGGGCTGCGGGGTTCAGCGAGGAGTGCGAGGACGATGAGGAAGAGGAGGCGCCGGAGGGCGGCGCGGCGGGCTCTCCGGGGTCCAAGCTACCTCCCATCGCGGGCAGCACCTCAGAACCGGCCAAACGGaaggtgaagaagaaaaagaagaagaagaagaagaccaaGGGGTCGGGCAAGGGGGACGGTAAGAGGAGAGCTAGCGTGGCCACCTCCGCTACCCCCTGAGATTCCTCTCGCTGgacacccacctcctcccagagGTGCCACCTTCCACCCAGAGAGAGCTGGGAACAAGACAGAGACGCTCCAATCCAGAGCCCCCTGGTCTCCACATGCTACTTAGGTTGGCGCAGTGATGTCCCGCCCTACGCCTTAAGACCACCGTGTCCACAGAGATTGTCCTTCCAAGAGACCCCTTCAAGGCCACAGAAGTTCCACCAACTTTGCAGAGACCCCCACATGGATGCACCGAGAGTTCCCAATATGCAATAATTCCTCAACTCCTCGCCCACCAGCCCCACAGATACCCTCTCAACTTCCCAGTCCCTCAGCCCAACTTCTTTCCCTAATACTCACACCTCCCTGCAGAAATCTCAAGCCCTCTACAGAGACCACTCACAGAGAGACTTCTCTTGACCTGAAGACACTGACAATCACATACAGAAACACAGACTCCTGCCTTCCCCCCCAAGAGGTGGTCCTCACGTCCTCACGCATCAAGGGGCACCTGCCTCTGGATGCTGTGTGGACACCCACACCCAGGTAAATGCTTAGGAAGAATCCTCCCTGGGTGGACCCCACCTCCATCCACCAAGGGGCAGCCCCACTGCATACCTGTCACTGCCCCATCCTCTTATCCCTTCCCAACACATCCTCATGTCGGTGACACCATCCGATGACACTAAAGCACAGCTACCCCGTCATGCACATAATTCACAGGCAGCACACACACAGATACTGTTAGACACTCACATGCATAGACACCCTTGCGGGCTTCCCAGCATACCCACGCAGGTACCCCAGCCTCAATGACAACTGCAGAGTCCCCACACCACACTAAGCTCTTCTCATAGGATCCCCAGATTTCTTCTCCACAAAGGCCCTGAATGCCCACTTCAAGGAGAGGGTGCGGCAATGATGTAGAATGCATCCGTCCATGAGCACAGTGATTCCATTGTCACCTGTGTGGTCCAGCTCAGTGGATTTGACCGTCAGGGAAATGGCCCTGACCTCCAGTGAGACTGGCTCCTGGCTCAAGTTTCTGGTATCTGGCTGTCTGTGTGCAGGAGGCAGAGGAATGGCAGGCAGCCCTGTTCGGCCTTGTAGTCTGGGGAAGGAAGCAAGGACAAGGGTATAATGGCTTCTTCAGGTGGAATTGTAATAAAAagacaggggggaaaaaaaaacaattctggaGTATAAGGCAAAGATCCTGTGTGTATCCACAAAGCAAAATCAGGAAGTGTATTGTCTTTTTGGTGTATAACTTTTCACTGTTCAAATTATGGTGGTATGTACCTCATACTGTCAGCAGGGGACACCAGATAGTTTTGGGGGTGTAGAAGATAAAGAAATATCAAGACATGaattttccccttattttctttgctctctcccctcccttttgGCTGAGGGAGGTATTTCTGTCTCCTAAAAACTAGAAGGATGAACTGATAAAAGAACCATAACTTGTAGTACTTTATAGGAATGTCATATAATTCTGAaaagctacttaaaaaaaaaaaaaggaacaaagaaagaaatagtacAAGCCACACAGCAGAAGTATTTCCGGGTTTGGCATGAAGCCAACTGCATCAGTCAAATTTAGGAAGCTTTTTTGCTTGTCTCCATTTCTTCCATCATCAAGTGTCTAGACTGGCAGTCGAATTACAGACACAGACTGGAAAGTACCTTGGTAAACCTGGGGCAAGGTTCAGTGGGGGGGCAGCAGGGCAGCCAGAGCCAGGTCCTACCTTTGAATCCGACTCTGCCATTTGCTGTGTGACATTGGCAGTTAATGAAGCTCTTGGGTCCTCAGTTTCCTGACCTGGAGAACAGGACTGATAGCTTCTATCAGGAGGGCCTGCTTTCCAGTAGGTGCTCAAACAATGGTTCccggggctggggtgtagcttgtTGGCAGGGTGTGTGGTTGGtacacacaaggccctggttccttccccaataccacaaaataagtaagtaagtaaataaataaaggctccTCTTGCCCCCAGATGATTTAACCCAAAGCATAAGAGACTGGTGGGCTTGGCAATCTGAGCCCTGGGTGAAGAGTGGTCCCCACGCCCCTTCCATCTTTGGTGATTCAGGCATCCTCCCAGGCAGGCTCAGGGCAGACATGGCCGCAAACACTAACCTCTTCATCTGCTCAGCAGATAAACATCAGAGTCGAGGCCTGAAGAGTCAGCCACTTTCTTCATCCTTCCATGACATCTTAAATCCCAGCAAAGACCATGGTGCCAAGTCAGAGCCCAAACCGGACAAAGAGGCAAACAAGCACAGCCCTTCCTACTCCTGCACCGTGGTGAGCCTGCCCCCCTTTGCCGAAGTGGAAGAGAACCTTTCCAACCAAATCAACGAGAGCCTGCGTTGGGATGGGATTCTCGCTGACCcagaggcagaaaaagaaaggattCGCGTATATAAAGTGAACCGGAGGAAGCGGTACCGGATTTTGGCTCTCAAGAGCTTCCACGAGGATGCCTCTGCTGAGGACAGCCCTGAGAACTTACCCTACCTCTCAGACAAGGACTGCAGGGCCAGCAGCAGGCCACCAGCGGCGAAAACCGACTGCTCTCATCACTTCTTAGAAGGAAATCTCTCTGCGAAGCTCCTACCCTCTGATGTAGGCACTGCTGTGCCAGAGTGAAGTCTACCCACAACACTGAGGAGTGTCTCCTTACcacaaatttatgttttttaaaaagaaccataaTAAAAGGAAATCAGACCGGTATGGGAATGCAGTAAAAGTAGGGAGTACGGAGAAGACCAGCCTCTCCTTCACCCCGAGGCTCCGAAGTGCCTGGGAAAGTTACATTCCTGAAGAACCCAGGCAACTCAGCAGACTCGGTGCTCTCCAgaattgccttttttttaaactggcatCTCTCTTTGTTGTGTAATTTCTCATCACAGTTAGCTGTCTATAATCTGcccccaaaaggaaaagaactgtgGATTATGTAAATTCTCAGTCTCAAACTAAGTTCATGGATAAAACTCATATAGTGCATGCATCTGTCGACCCAAGAAAATGCCCTGAATATCCTGGAGACTTTGAATTAAACACACTACTTAAACTTACATGACCTTCAGAATCAGTGGATTCTAGAACTTCGTCCTTGGGAGGTTACAGTGGGAGGTCTCCAGAGGACTATTGCTGCTTTTATAAATATAGTCCTTCCCTAATCCCCCCCAATAACATTTTTGGGAGTCCTGGGAATTAAACCCCCCAAATAACATTTTAAGCAAAGTTCTGGAGCATTAAATATACCTTAATGCAGGTatggtgatgcacatctgtaatcccagcggctcaggagggcaggaggatcacaaggttggaggccagcctcagcaatttagcaagaccctctctcaaaataaaaataaaaatgatggggatgtagcccagtagtagagcaccctgggttcaatttccagtaccaaaaaaaaaaaaaaaaaacaaccctcacAATGCTGCTTATATTCCTccctttcacaaatatttattgagtgaggGCTATGTGCATCCTTCCAGAAGCAGGCCCTAATTCAAATGCAAGGAGATTATTTGGGAGACTTCCCAAATAATTGGTGTGTGGAAGAGAAGAATGGTGGAGAAGGGAGGCAGCCAGTCCAGGGATCAGCATTAATCTACCTTTCACCCTCAGCACCTGGAGCTTAGTCCCATGGGGAGGCACTGGGAACCCATTCAAAACCCAGATCTCAGAAGTATCGCATTTGAGCGTGGGAGCTCGGGTATTATTCTCCCTGAAGGCACTGGCTGAGGGCTGGTCCTGGACAAGGGGTGCCAATTCCCTGGCATTTCTAGCCTGCCGCACTGTGTGCGCCTGGAAGCCTGCCTAAGTTATGGGGAGAGGTTGCTTTCAGGCACAAGAGGCAAATGGATGGGTCCAAAGGTTAGGGGTGATCTCTGGGTTGGCATTAGCTCCCTGCATGGGGCAGAGTGGAGGTCTAAGAAAAGGTTCTGCCTTCCAAAGGGTTCGAATGTTCTGGGATAGTTGAGCATACAGTGTACACGAGCCAGGCTGAAACCAATGCTAAGCCCCACAGGGCGCTTATTTGAAAGCTGAGCGAAGCTCCCGTCTTGATCCCGCTGGCCTTTGGCTCCCAGCAGCCCTCTTCTCAGGGCTAAGTCCAGTTACAGAGTTTCCATGTTTTTGtcatttggcaaaatattctgAAGGAACTTTTAGAAGAGTCCTCTCCTGCCCTGGAAAATGGTGAGCAGCCAGGCCTGGCAGGGACCCTGAAGCAGACAGGAATGGTCTTCCCTGTGCTGAGACCGGGCCTGTCCTCTCCACTGTCCATGGAGAGTAGGGGAACAGGAAGTGAGCGTATGCCCAGCCACATGACCCTGCTGAAGTCCCAGGTATCCAGGTAAAGGTGGCCAGCGGGGAGCAGCTAGGCTGTCATCTCATGTGCCCTCCAGATCCACCTCCGggtggtggctggggatg includes:
- the Liat1 gene encoding protein LIAT1 → MSRRGGVGAAGFSEECEDDEEEEAPEGGAAGSPGSKLPPIAGSTSEPAKRKVKKKKKKKKKTKGSGKGDADKHQSRGLKSQPLSSSFHDILNPSKDHGAKSEPKPDKEANKHSPSYSCTVVSLPPFAEVEENLSNQINESLRWDGILADPEAEKERIRVYKVNRRKRYRILALKSFHEDASAEDSPENLPYLSDKDCRASSRPPAAKTDCSHHFLEGNLSAKLLPSDVGTAVPE